The Scomber scombrus chromosome 5, fScoSco1.1, whole genome shotgun sequence genome window below encodes:
- the LOC133980844 gene encoding CD166 antigen homolog A-like: MHLLSASCVRALLFTTLLCQVSALVNVTGLFGETLEIPCNNGAIMAEDVMIAKWKYDKGDGSSGDLLVKNKAQNVSITANEDYKGRVSMAANTSLLLSEAKLTDQRTFTCMVVAVGDIREFPVNVVIYKVPAGLEISDKAAELEIGKLTKLGTCVAQDAHPAASITWLKNNKPLESDGKGISIQASVQVDPDTGLSTTSSVLEYSAEKEDTDAQFTCSTQHTVGAELVSSPVTFSITYSTENIVLQVIALDPLVEGDNVTLKCVADGNPAPTSFNFHLKEDMVKVENTNTYTITDVSRDTTGEYKCSLIDDPSMEAIKDITVNYLDINLIPSGNIVRSAGEALNLTFQIGSSGESKVSWTKDNIKLDKEPKFNKLAYSDSGLYECDVTMGPLNKKASFQLVVEGAPIIKKLSKQRGEDGQHKVLICEAEGSPKPAVSWSINGTSIDESPFINGKITHKIKVVPTANLTVSCTVSNEFGMDTKDINVSSLFEEVRMDKQDQPDDNDKTKLVVGVVAGLLIATLVIAVAYWIYMKKSKQGSWKTGEKEDGSSEEEKKLEEKVEENSQKAEV, from the exons TCAGCGCTTTGGTGAATGTTACCGGCCTGTTTGGGGAAACACTCGAGATCCCGTGCAACAATGGAGCCATAATGGCAGAAGACGTCATGATCGCTAAATGGAAATAT GACAAAGGAGATGGAAGTTCAGGAGACCTGCTGGTCAAGAACAAAGCACAGAATGTCTCAATCACAGCCAATGAAGACTACAAGGGCCGTGTGAGCATGGCTGCAAACACCAGTCTGCTGCTTTCTGAAGCTAAGTTGACCGACCAGCGGACTTTCACCTGCATGGTGGTGGCTGTTGGTGACATCAGAGAATTCCCAGTTAATGTGGTGATCTACA AGGTGCCGGCAGGTCTGGAGATTTCTGACAAAGCGGCGGAACTAGAGATTGGCAAACTTACTAAG CTAGGAACATGTGTTGCACAAGACGCACATCCAGCTGCCAGCATCACATGGTTAAAGAACAATAAACCCCTGGAGTCAGATGGGAAAG GGATTTCCATCCAGGCCTCTGTGCAGGTAGACCCTGATACTGGCCTTTCAACCACTTCCTCCGTACTTGAGTACTCAGCCGAGAAGGAAGACACAGATGCCCAGTTCACCTGCAGCACGCAGCACACTGTGGGTGCAGAGCTGGTGTCCTCTCCAGTGACCTTCTCTATCACAT ACTCCACAGAGAACATTGTTCTTCAGGTCATTGCCCTGGACCCTCTTGTTGAAGGAGACAATGTGACTCTGAAATGTGTGGCAGATGGTAACCCAGCTCCTACAAGCTTTAACTTCCACCTTAAG GAGGATATGGTGAAAGTGGAAAACACAAATACTTACACCATCACAGATGTCTCACGTGATACCACTGGCGAATACAAATGCTCGCTCATTGACGACCCCTCGATGGAAGCTATTAAGGACATCACAGTCAACT ACCTAGACATCAATTTAATCCCTTCTGGGAATATTGTCAGGAGTGCCGGTGAGGCCCTGAATCTAACTTTCCAGATTGGTTCTTCCGGGGAATCAAAGGTCTCCTGGACAAag GACAATATTAAACTGGACAAAGAGCCCAAGTTTAACAAGCTGGCCTACTCAGACTCTGGCCTCTATGAATGCGATGTGACGATGGGGCCCCTCAACAAAAAAGCATCTTTTCAGCTTGTTGTTGAAG GTGCTCCAATTATCAAAAAGCTGTCCAAACAGCGCGGTGAAGATGGCCAACATAAAGTCTTGATTTGTGAGGCTGAAGGTTCTCCGAAACCGGCTGTCTCCTGGAGCATCAATGGCACCTCG ATTGACGAGAGTCCCTTCATCAATGGCAAGATAACTCACAAGATCAAAGTTGTGCCTACTGCAAATCTGACTGTGTCTTGTACGGTGTCCAATGAGTTTGGCATGGACACAAAGGATATAAATGTGTCGTCCT TATTTGAGGAGGTGAGAATGGATAAACAAG ACCAACCAGATGACAATGACAAAACCAAGTTGGTAGTTGGAGTTGTAGCTGGCCTTCTCATCGCCACTCTGGTTATTGCTGTTGCATACTGGATCTACATGAAGAAATCCAA GCAAGGAAGCTGGAAGACTGGTGAAAAAGAAGATGGGTCTtctgaggaggagaaaaaactgGAGGAAAAAGTGGAGGAGAACAGCCAAAAGGCTGAGGTGTAA